The following DNA comes from Phytohabitans rumicis.
CTGGGCCTGACCGTCTTCCAGGTCGCCGAGGGCGACTTCTAGCGCTCCCGCGGGCACCCCGCCCCGCCGCGCCCCGCCCCACCGCGCCGCCGCCGCGCCCCGCCGCGCCTCCGGCCCCGCGTCGATCAAGGACTTCTGCGTCGATCAAGGGCATATGGTCGCGCTTTGATCTCCGATCCACGACCGTTTGCCCTTGATCGACGAGGAAGCCCTTGATCGACGCGCGGCCCGACCACGCCGCAGGCGCGGCCCGACCACGCCACACGCGCGGCCCGACCACGCCGCGGGCGCGGCGCTCGCGGGTTCAGGCAGCCAGGTTGACCACGTCCCGGGCTGTCACGCCGTTCACCGTCACGGCCAGTTCCACTGCGCCGCTCGACCGCAACCCGACCAACTGCCCCGTCGACGGGTCGAACCACGCCACGTGCCACGGCCGCACGCCGGCCCGCGATCCGATGTGGACACCCGGCGACGCGGTCCAGTCGGCGCTGACCGGCGCGGCCACCGGCACCTCGCGACCGGCCTGCACCACGACAGCCGACACCTCGACCGCGGAACCGCGCGGCGCGGTCGCGGGTGCGTCCAAGGCCAGCGAGTCCACGTGCGCCTGCGTCTCCGCCACGATGTCGCCGCGGGAGTCGACGCCGAAGTGCGTCCAGCCGGTGAACCCGCCCAGGTGCGGCGCGGTCGACGGGCCCTTGCCCGAGTTGCCGTTGATGACGTACGGCACACCGTCCACCCGGTCGGCGTTGAACGTGCCGACGTGGGCACCCACGAACATGGCGCCCTTGCCGCACTCCTGCTCGAAGTCGGCCAGCCACTGCTCCACCATGGCGGCCTCCTTGCGGTCGCCGAGTTGGCTGCCCTTGGCCGGCGTGGGGTCGCGCGGTGGGTGGTGTTCCAGCACGACGACGGTGTGGATCCGCCGGTCCGCGCGGGCCGAGTCCAGCGCCGAACGCAGCAGCTTCACCTGGTCGAACCCGCCACCGCGCAGCGTGCCGGTGGACGAGTTGAGGGTGACGAACCGGACTCCCTTGTGGTCGAACGTTCTAAAAGCCTCACCAAAGACGGCCTGGAAGTTCGACAGCGGTGCGCCCATGATCTCGTGGTTGCCGGGCACGTAGTAGTAGGGCAGTTCGCCGGCCAGTTCCTCGTCGAGGATCCGCTTCGCCAGCGCGAAGTCGGCCGTCGTCGCGGTGTCCACGAAGTCGCCGTTGATGACGAGGAAGTCCGGCTTGGCCGCCTTGACCTCGCGCAGCGTACGCCGGGCCTGGGCGACCAGGTCGCTGTCCGGGGCCGCGGCCACGAACTGCGCGTCGGACATCACCGCGAAGCGCCACTTAGCACCGTCCACTGTGCCGTCCCGCAGCACGATCCGATCGGTCCGCGGCGAGGAAGGCGGCTGGGAAACCGTCGGCGGCACCTTCGCCACGATGTCGTCGATCACCACCGCGCTCTTGTACTGGACGCTGGCGCGCGTCTCGGCGACGTAGAAGCGACGGATGCGCACCGGGTACTGGACGCCGGCCGGGACGGCCATCTCGACGTACCGCCAGCCGGTCCAGGTGATCAGCGGGCCGCTCAGCACGTGCTGCTGGTTGAGCGCGTCGTGCAGGTGCAGGCGGGCCCATTCGCCGGTGCCGTTGCCGTAGATCCACATGCCGAACGCCTGCGGCTGCCCGGCCACCTCGATCCAGGCCGGCGGGTCGGCGTACGCGGCCCGGGTGCCGGTGGAGAGGCTGAAGTCGTACGACATCGAAAGGCCCGTGCCGGTGTGGCCGGGCGCGGGCGCCACCGACCCCGCCGCCCGGGCGTGGCTGAACTTCCAGCTCGCCGCGTCGTCGAACGTCGCCACCGGCACGTCCTCCAGGCCCACGGTCACCGGCAAAGCCACCGTGGACTGTCCGACCTGGACCGTGACGAGCCCGCCACCGACGTCCTTCTTGGCGCGTACGGCGAAGAATCCGTTGTCCGCCGGGGTGATCTCCAGCAGCGACGTGTCGTACGACAGGCGCACGTCGGCCGGCTCGATCGGCGCGCTGTTGCCGTCGCTGTCGTAGCCGACGACGCCAAACGAGCCCGCACCACCGGTGCCGTACCCGAGACGCTCCACTGTGGTGCCGATACGGTCGAGCGGGCCGAGGACGTCGAGGCGGATGCTGCCGGAGGCGCGTCCCCGGGAGGCGGTCACCGTGGCCGTGCCGGGCAGCAGCGCCCGGAAGACGCCGGCGCCGTCGACGTACCCGTGGGTGGCCCGCCAGGTGGGTGAGCCGGACGCCGGGCCGTACGTCTCGTCGTAGCCGGCCGCGGTGAGGCGGCGGGTGAGGCCCGGGAAGACGCGGTCCGGGTGGCCGCCGCGGACCGGATCGGTGCCGGGCGCGACCGCCGGGTCGGCGGCGGTCTCCACCCAGTAGCCGGCGAGCCGGCCGGAACCCGGGGCGGCGTAGAGCGCGAGACCGTTGGGCACCGGGCGCTCGGAGCCGTCGGACGGGCTGTTCTCGACCTGCACCTCGGCCTGGCCGGGCTCGCGGGCGAGCAGTGTGGACGATCCGCCGCCGTCGAGGTTGAGCGCGTTGTGCGCACCGAGTTCGGCCATGAGCCGGCCCAGCTCGGTGAGCGTGACCCCGCGGCTGTCGGCCTGGCGACCGTCCACAGTGAGCAGGTACATCCGCCGCCCGTCGGCGGAGAAGCCCACGGCCGTACGGGGTTCGGGCGTGGCGTCGCCGATGTCCTGCGGTACGCCGTCCTTGACGAGCACCTGCCGGCCGCCGACGGCCGCGTTCAGGGTGCTCCCGTCCGACGCCTTCGGCGCGTACGCCACGTCGACCGGGTCGCCGGGCTGGAGCGTGGCCAGCGCGTCGGCGCCCTCCTCGCGGCCCAGCAGGACGGTGGTGCCGGCCGGAATGGGGCCGGTACCGGGCGCCGGGCCGACGGAGGTCACCACCCCGCCGGCGAGCACGACCTCGGTCACCCTGGCCGCACCCTCGACGGCGCGCTTGCGGTCGTAGGAGCCCCACAGCGCCGTGAACACCCCCACTCCCGAGGGCTGCACCATGTTGTTGAACTGGGTCAGCGCCAGCCGGTTTCCGCCCGGCAGCGCCGCCGCGCCGTCGAAGTGCACCTCCACCACGCGGCCCACGCCCGAGGCGGTGATGCCGACGGCGTTGTTGCGGCCCTGGATCGGCGACTGGACGAGCCGTCCACTCTGGATGCCGATGCCCTGCGCCGCGCCGGAGTTGTTGATGTCGAAGAAGTCGCCGTTGACCGCGGCCACCGCGCGGGCACGGTTGGCGGCGGCACGGAGCGGCTCGGTCTTGGCCACCTCGCCCGAGTTGACGTAGTCGACGCTCAGCTTGCCGGACAGGTCCGCGGTGAGCGCGTCGGCGCGCAGCCACCCGTCGGCGTGGTACCGGTCGAACGACGTCAGCTCCAGCCCCGGCGCGACCGGCCGGGTGCGCCGGTAGGTCTCGATGTCGTCAAAAGCATCAACCGCCGGAGCAGCCGCCGCCGGGGCAGCCACTGCCGGAGCAGGACCGACGAACGCCAGCAGCAACGCGAGAACGAGCACACGACGCATGCCGCGTAGTCAACCCGATGACGCATAGAACTTTCAATAGCTTCCGCATGACTTGAAGGAAAATTTCAAGCGACGCACTGCGCCGGACCGTGCAGCAGGCACACCGCGCCGCTGGCCAGCGCGCTCGCCTGCGGATCCAGGTAGAAGTTCGGGCGCTGGTCGGCCTCGTGGTAGTACCGGTGGAAGACCCCGGTCGCCCCGCCCGACATCGGCGGCACGATCCAGCTCCAGTCCGCCGGCACCTCGCGCCCGGCCCGGGCCTCGTTGCGCAGATGGGCGAGGAACCGGTCGGATTCGGTGTGGTGGTCGGTGATCTTCACGCCGACGCGCTCGAACGACCACAGCACCGCCCTGTTCAGCTCCACCAGCGCGCGGTCCCGCCAGAGCGTCGACTCCCGGGACGTGTCCAGGCCGAGCCGCCGGGCCACCACCGGCAGCATGTCGTAGCGGTCCGGATCCGCGAAGTTGCGCGCGCCGATCTCGGTGCCCATGTACCAGCCGTTGAACGGCGCCAGCGGGTAGTTCATCCCGCCCACCCGCAGCCGCATGTTGGAGATCGCCGGTACGGCGTGCCAGCGCAGCCCCAGCTCCGCGAACCACCCGAGCTCCGGGTGCAGGATCGGCACCTCCAGCACCGCCCGCTCGGGCAGCTCGAAGAGGCGGACCCCCTCCATGGGCGTCTCGATGGCCAGGGGCAGTACGTCGAACGCCTCCCCCTTGCCCCGCCAGCCCAGCGCCTGCATGGCGGCGGTGAAGCCGGCGTACCGGGGGTCGCCGACCACCTCACCGGTCGCCGTGCGGTAGCCGGCGTACCGGATGAGCTGCTCGTTCCACACCCGGGCGTAGGGGCGGCCCGGCACCGCCGGCGCGAAGACCGAGATCACCGGCCGCACCGTGCTGCTGTCGCCGGCGGTACACAGGTGCCGTACCAGCAGCGCGTAGATCTCCTCGGCGGTGCGCGCCCGGCGGCGGTCCAGCACGACGAGGCTGCGCCAGTAGAGCCGGCCGATGCACCGGCTGGCGTTGCGCCAGGCCACCTTGGCGCCCCAGGTCAGCTCCTCGGTCGTGTGCACGTACGACCCGGTCGCGGCGACCTGCGCACGGATCACGGCGAGCCGCGGCTCTACCGGGCCCAGCCTGGGCTGCTCGGCGTAGCAGAGCCGGAGGAACTCCTCGGCTTCCGCGAGATCGGCCGGTTCGTTCGGATCCCAGGCTGGCACGGGCGCGTTGCGATAGCCCGGCACCGTCATCTGCGCCTCCTCAGCTGACGTTCCCCCGTGCCGCACAGTGTGAGCACAATTTCACACGGCGTTACAGGGAGACCGGACAGACTGTGCGATCACAGACGATCAGGGCGCCCCTCAATGAGGGACGCCCTGGTCAGCGGGTGAGTGCTTACTCCCCCGGTGTCGACTTCGCGATCTGCATGAGGAACTCGATGTTGGTCCGGGTCTGCTTGAGCCGGTCCAACAGGAGGTCCAGCGCGGCCTGCGACTCCAGCGAGTGCAGCACCTTGCGGAGCTTGTGCGCGATCGCCAACTCCTCCGGCGCGAGCAGAATCTCTTCCTTACGCGTACCGGACGGGTTGATGTCGATCGCCGGGAAGACGCGCTTGTCGGCGATCTTCCGGTCGAGCTTGAGCTCGGCGTTGCCGGTGCCCTTGAACTCCTCGAAGATGACCGTGTCCATCATGGACCCGGTCTCCACCAGGGCGGTGGCGAGGATGGTCAGCGAGCCGCCGTTCTCGATGTTGCGGGCCGCACCCAGGAACCGCTTCGGCGGGTACAGCGCGGTCGAGTCGATACCACCCGACATGATCCGGCCGCTGGCCGGCGCCGCCAGGTTGTACGACCGCCCGAGCCGGGTCACCGAGTCGAGCAGGACGACCACGTCGTGACCCAACTCGACCAGGCGCTTGGCCCGCTCGATCGCCAG
Coding sequences within:
- a CDS encoding phosphodiester glycosidase family protein produces the protein MRRVLVLALLLAFVGPAPAVAAPAAAAPAVDAFDDIETYRRTRPVAPGLELTSFDRYHADGWLRADALTADLSGKLSVDYVNSGEVAKTEPLRAAANRARAVAAVNGDFFDINNSGAAQGIGIQSGRLVQSPIQGRNNAVGITASGVGRVVEVHFDGAAALPGGNRLALTQFNNMVQPSGVGVFTALWGSYDRKRAVEGAARVTEVVLAGGVVTSVGPAPGTGPIPAGTTVLLGREEGADALATLQPGDPVDVAYAPKASDGSTLNAAVGGRQVLVKDGVPQDIGDATPEPRTAVGFSADGRRMYLLTVDGRQADSRGVTLTELGRLMAELGAHNALNLDGGGSSTLLAREPGQAEVQVENSPSDGSERPVPNGLALYAAPGSGRLAGYWVETAADPAVAPGTDPVRGGHPDRVFPGLTRRLTAAGYDETYGPASGSPTWRATHGYVDGAGVFRALLPGTATVTASRGRASGSIRLDVLGPLDRIGTTVERLGYGTGGAGSFGVVGYDSDGNSAPIEPADVRLSYDTSLLEITPADNGFFAVRAKKDVGGGLVTVQVGQSTVALPVTVGLEDVPVATFDDAASWKFSHARAAGSVAPAPGHTGTGLSMSYDFSLSTGTRAAYADPPAWIEVAGQPQAFGMWIYGNGTGEWARLHLHDALNQQHVLSGPLITWTGWRYVEMAVPAGVQYPVRIRRFYVAETRASVQYKSAVVIDDIVAKVPPTVSQPPSSPRTDRIVLRDGTVDGAKWRFAVMSDAQFVAAAPDSDLVAQARRTLREVKAAKPDFLVINGDFVDTATTADFALAKRILDEELAGELPYYYVPGNHEIMGAPLSNFQAVFGEAFRTFDHKGVRFVTLNSSTGTLRGGGFDQVKLLRSALDSARADRRIHTVVVLEHHPPRDPTPAKGSQLGDRKEAAMVEQWLADFEQECGKGAMFVGAHVGTFNADRVDGVPYVINGNSGKGPSTAPHLGGFTGWTHFGVDSRGDIVAETQAHVDSLALDAPATAPRGSAVEVSAVVVQAGREVPVAAPVSADWTASPGVHIGSRAGVRPWHVAWFDPSTGQLVGLRSSGAVELAVTVNGVTARDVVNLAA
- a CDS encoding nitric oxide synthase oxygenase; the encoded protein is MTVPGYRNAPVPAWDPNEPADLAEAEEFLRLCYAEQPRLGPVEPRLAVIRAQVAATGSYVHTTEELTWGAKVAWRNASRCIGRLYWRSLVVLDRRRARTAEEIYALLVRHLCTAGDSSTVRPVISVFAPAVPGRPYARVWNEQLIRYAGYRTATGEVVGDPRYAGFTAAMQALGWRGKGEAFDVLPLAIETPMEGVRLFELPERAVLEVPILHPELGWFAELGLRWHAVPAISNMRLRVGGMNYPLAPFNGWYMGTEIGARNFADPDRYDMLPVVARRLGLDTSRESTLWRDRALVELNRAVLWSFERVGVKITDHHTESDRFLAHLRNEARAGREVPADWSWIVPPMSGGATGVFHRYYHEADQRPNFYLDPQASALASGAVCLLHGPAQCVA